A region of Mycolicibacterium brumae DNA encodes the following proteins:
- a CDS encoding energy-coupling factor ABC transporter permease, whose translation MHIEPGVVEGPKIILSYLTATGAGAYALWLATQLAKERGVGALVMRVLATTGLVFVFFEVFPHYPVGVSEVHLILGSTLFLLFGPGPAALGLAGGLLLQGVFFAPFDLPQYGMNVTTLLVPLFALQAVASKVIAPRTPYVDLKYRQVLALSVSYQAGVVAWVAFWALYGEGFSAQTIRDIATFGSAYIVVILIEPLADLGVLAGAKALRQLQNNPLLEHRLHHPA comes from the coding sequence TTGCATATCGAACCGGGGGTCGTTGAGGGCCCCAAGATCATCCTGAGCTATCTGACCGCGACCGGGGCCGGCGCCTACGCACTGTGGCTGGCTACCCAGTTGGCTAAGGAGCGCGGCGTCGGCGCCCTGGTCATGCGAGTTCTGGCGACCACCGGGTTGGTTTTCGTCTTCTTCGAAGTGTTCCCGCATTATCCGGTGGGGGTGTCCGAGGTTCACCTAATCCTCGGCTCGACACTGTTCTTGCTGTTCGGACCCGGACCAGCCGCGCTCGGCCTCGCTGGCGGACTGCTGCTGCAGGGCGTGTTCTTCGCCCCGTTCGACCTGCCCCAGTACGGCATGAACGTGACCACTTTGCTGGTGCCGTTATTCGCGCTGCAGGCGGTGGCGTCCAAGGTGATCGCACCGCGCACTCCCTACGTCGACCTGAAATACCGTCAGGTGCTTGCCCTGTCGGTGAGCTACCAGGCGGGAGTGGTCGCGTGGGTGGCGTTCTGGGCCCTCTATGGCGAGGGCTTCTCCGCGCAGACGATCCGCGACATCGCCACCTTCGGCTCGGCGTACATCGTCGTGATCCTGATCGAGCCGCTGGCCGACCTCGGGGTGCTGGCGGGCGCCAAGGCGCTACGGCAGCTGCAGAACAACCCGCTGTTGGAACACCGTTTGCACCACCCGGCGTGA
- a CDS encoding SDR family oxidoreductase, with product MPKSVFITGAAAGIGRATALKFAARGYTVGGYDLNEAGLASLADDIAAAGGAPLTGRLDVTDYDEFAARLAEFTEAAGGLNVLVNNAGILFGGRLQDIDPADHRRLIDVNCKGVVNGCQAALPALRATGDATVVNLCSASAMYGQPELAVYSATKFFVRGLTEALDLEWGEYGIRVIAMWPLFVQTAMVDGLDIGSLDTTGVHLSGDDVADAILAAVEPGPLDRLTHRVHYSVGLQAELAATITHYAPSWASRLLHKYVSHS from the coding sequence ATGCCCAAGAGTGTGTTCATCACCGGCGCGGCGGCGGGTATCGGCCGGGCCACGGCCCTCAAGTTCGCCGCCCGGGGCTACACCGTCGGAGGCTACGACCTCAATGAAGCCGGGCTGGCCTCGCTGGCCGACGATATCGCCGCGGCCGGCGGCGCGCCGCTGACCGGCCGCTTGGACGTCACCGACTACGACGAGTTCGCCGCCCGGCTGGCCGAATTCACCGAAGCCGCCGGCGGGCTGAATGTGCTGGTCAACAACGCCGGGATTCTGTTCGGCGGACGGCTGCAGGACATCGACCCGGCCGACCATCGCCGGCTGATCGACGTCAACTGCAAGGGCGTCGTCAACGGCTGCCAGGCCGCACTGCCGGCGCTGCGCGCCACCGGCGACGCCACCGTGGTGAACCTGTGCTCGGCCTCGGCGATGTACGGACAGCCCGAGCTCGCCGTCTACAGCGCCACCAAGTTCTTCGTCCGCGGTCTCACCGAGGCGCTGGACCTCGAGTGGGGCGAATACGGCATCAGGGTGATCGCGATGTGGCCGCTGTTCGTGCAGACCGCGATGGTCGACGGGCTGGACATCGGTTCGCTGGACACCACCGGGGTGCACCTGAGCGGCGACGACGTCGCCGACGCGATCCTCGCCGCCGTCGAACCCGGCCCACTGGATCGGCTCACACACCGGGTGCATTACTCGGTCGGCTTGCAGGCCGAACTCGCGGCGACGATCACCCACTACGCGCCGAGCTGGGCGTCCCGGCTGCTGCATAAATACGTCTCGCACAGCTGA
- the fadD2 gene encoding long-chain-fatty-acid--CoA ligase FadD2, with translation MSKLTDLAQQGVNALGETVSKYVDRGAAELHYARKMFSSGALKMSPPVFANMLADMARWGEIGMIPALNARRNPDGIAVIDDDGEITFAELDAAAHAVANGLRAKGVQDGDGVALLARNHRWFLIALYGCARVGARMILLNSEFSGPQIKEVSEREGAQLIIHDDEYTAAVAAAEPPLGKLRALPTNPDTDEPSGSTAPTLAELIEGDDGKPAPRAAKQAKIIILTSGTTGTPKGANRAAPPSLAPIGGIVSAVPFRGGEVTSLPAPMFHALGFLHATIAMMLGNTLVLRRRFKPAHVLEDLEKYRVTAMVVVPVMLSRILDYRDTLETKPDTSALRIIFVSGSQLGAELASRTMNDLGPVVYNLYGSTEIAFATIARPKDLQKNPATVGPPVVGVRIKIIDDNGVELTTPGEVGRIFVGNTFPFEGYTGGGGKQIIDGLMSTGDVGYFDSDGLLYVSGRDDEMIICGGENVFPAEVEDLLSGHPEIIEATALGVDDKEWGSRLRAFVVKADGAEIDEDAIKAYVRDNLARYKVPREVVFVDELPRNPTGKILKRVLRDIGEGVADVEDAAANISEKIGEGVSTVTEAIGDALHGGGEDERAAAVAEVDVEAVAEGVEDGK, from the coding sequence ATGTCGAAGCTCACTGATCTGGCCCAGCAAGGCGTTAACGCACTGGGCGAAACGGTGTCCAAGTACGTGGATCGGGGAGCGGCGGAGCTGCACTACGCCCGCAAGATGTTCTCCTCCGGCGCGTTGAAGATGAGCCCGCCGGTCTTCGCGAACATGCTGGCCGACATGGCCCGCTGGGGTGAGATCGGGATGATCCCGGCGCTCAACGCCCGCCGCAATCCGGACGGCATCGCGGTGATCGACGACGACGGTGAGATCACCTTCGCCGAACTCGACGCCGCCGCCCACGCGGTGGCCAACGGATTGCGGGCCAAGGGCGTCCAGGACGGCGACGGGGTGGCGCTGCTGGCCCGCAACCATCGCTGGTTTCTCATCGCGCTGTACGGCTGCGCCCGCGTCGGCGCCCGGATGATCCTGCTCAACAGCGAATTCTCCGGCCCGCAGATCAAAGAGGTGTCCGAGCGCGAGGGCGCGCAGCTGATCATTCACGACGACGAGTACACCGCGGCCGTCGCCGCGGCGGAACCGCCGCTGGGCAAGCTGCGGGCGCTGCCGACCAACCCGGACACCGATGAGCCCTCGGGCAGCACCGCGCCGACGCTGGCCGAGCTGATCGAAGGCGACGACGGCAAGCCCGCGCCGCGGGCGGCCAAGCAGGCCAAGATCATCATTCTGACCTCCGGCACCACCGGCACCCCGAAGGGCGCCAACCGGGCCGCGCCGCCGTCGCTGGCGCCCATCGGCGGCATCGTGTCGGCGGTCCCGTTCCGCGGCGGTGAGGTCACCTCGCTGCCCGCGCCGATGTTCCACGCGCTGGGTTTCCTGCACGCCACCATCGCGATGATGCTGGGCAACACCCTGGTGCTGCGCCGCCGCTTCAAGCCCGCGCACGTGCTGGAGGACCTGGAGAAATACCGGGTCACCGCAATGGTGGTGGTGCCGGTGATGCTGTCGAGGATCCTGGACTACCGCGACACCCTGGAGACCAAGCCGGACACCTCCGCGCTGCGGATCATCTTCGTCTCCGGCTCCCAGCTGGGCGCCGAGCTGGCCAGCCGCACCATGAACGACCTCGGCCCGGTGGTCTACAACCTGTACGGCTCCACCGAGATCGCGTTCGCGACCATCGCCCGGCCGAAGGACCTGCAGAAGAACCCGGCCACCGTCGGGCCGCCGGTGGTCGGCGTGCGGATCAAGATCATCGACGACAACGGCGTGGAACTGACCACCCCCGGCGAGGTGGGCCGGATCTTCGTCGGCAACACGTTCCCGTTCGAGGGCTACACCGGCGGCGGCGGCAAGCAGATCATCGACGGCCTGATGTCCACCGGTGACGTCGGCTACTTCGACTCCGACGGTCTGCTCTACGTCAGCGGCCGGGACGACGAGATGATCATCTGCGGCGGCGAGAACGTGTTCCCGGCGGAGGTGGAGGACCTGCTGTCCGGGCACCCGGAGATCATCGAAGCCACCGCGCTCGGCGTCGACGACAAGGAGTGGGGCTCGCGGCTGCGCGCGTTCGTGGTCAAGGCCGACGGCGCCGAGATCGACGAGGACGCGATCAAGGCCTACGTCCGGGACAACCTGGCCCGCTACAAGGTGCCCCGCGAGGTGGTGTTCGTCGACGAGCTGCCGCGCAACCCCACCGGCAAGATCCTCAAGCGCGTGCTGCGCGACATCGGCGAGGGCGTCGCCGACGTCGAGGACGCAGCCGCCAACATCTCGGAGAAGATCGGCGAGGGCGTCTCCACCGTCACCGAGGCGATCGGCGACGCGCTGCACGGTGGCGGTGAGGACGAGCGCGCCGCCGCCGTCGCGGAGGTCGACGTGGAGGCCGTCGCCGAGGGCGTCGAGGACGGCAAGTAG
- a CDS encoding queuosine precursor transporter, with protein sequence MTGNSPDQPGAAPAYAAAGSRYYPVFVAVFTALVIISNVTATKGVAFGPIITDGGFIVFPLTYVIGDVLSEVYGFKAARRAILLGFAMNALAAAAFWVTVALPAADFYENQEHLENIVGAYTQLIVAGMAGFLVGQTLNAWTLVAIKARTKEKHLWARLIGSTAVGQLGDTVVFCAIAAGAIGISTFRDFAVYLVLGLIYKTSVEVVLLPVTYQAIGYVKRHEPSYQPA encoded by the coding sequence GTGACCGGCAACTCCCCCGACCAGCCCGGCGCCGCGCCGGCCTACGCCGCCGCCGGCTCCCGCTACTACCCGGTGTTCGTCGCGGTGTTCACCGCGCTGGTGATCATCTCCAATGTCACCGCCACCAAGGGCGTCGCGTTCGGCCCGATCATCACCGACGGCGGGTTCATCGTGTTCCCGCTGACCTATGTGATCGGCGACGTGTTGTCGGAGGTCTACGGGTTCAAGGCCGCCCGGCGCGCGATCCTGCTCGGCTTCGCGATGAACGCGCTGGCGGCGGCCGCGTTCTGGGTCACCGTCGCGCTGCCGGCGGCGGACTTCTACGAGAACCAGGAGCACCTGGAGAACATCGTCGGCGCCTACACCCAGCTCATCGTCGCGGGCATGGCCGGTTTCCTGGTCGGCCAGACGCTGAACGCCTGGACGCTGGTGGCGATCAAGGCCCGCACCAAGGAGAAGCATCTGTGGGCCCGGCTGATCGGATCGACCGCGGTCGGCCAGCTCGGCGACACGGTGGTGTTCTGCGCCATCGCGGCCGGCGCGATCGGGATCAGCACGTTCCGGGATTTCGCCGTCTACCTGGTGCTGGGTCTGATCTACAAGACCTCCGTCGAGGTGGTGCTGTTGCCGGTGACCTACCAGGCGATCGGGTACGTCAAACGCCACGAACCCAGCTACCAGCCCGCCTGA
- a CDS encoding DUF5134 domain-containing protein, producing the protein MFLISSAECVHQLATGRNRWADRVSLMLHALMGVAMTVMAWPAGAGLPTTGPMLVFAAAAAWFLIRTLADRGHRARNAYHGVMMLAMAWMYAVMGGGLAPTPADGGTSAIGHAAHHGPAAAATGAQHGDPPLITGLDWAFAVGFAVAALWWFARPALRRSAGVGASWRVGANDICQAMMAAGMAVMFKVML; encoded by the coding sequence ATGTTTCTGATCAGTTCCGCCGAATGCGTCCACCAGTTGGCGACCGGTCGGAATCGTTGGGCTGATCGGGTCAGCCTGATGCTGCATGCGCTGATGGGGGTGGCCATGACGGTGATGGCCTGGCCCGCCGGAGCCGGACTGCCGACTACCGGCCCGATGTTGGTCTTTGCCGCCGCCGCGGCCTGGTTCCTGATCCGAACCCTCGCTGATCGCGGCCACCGGGCCCGCAACGCGTACCACGGCGTGATGATGCTGGCGATGGCGTGGATGTACGCGGTGATGGGCGGCGGCTTGGCGCCGACACCGGCCGACGGCGGAACGTCGGCGATCGGGCACGCCGCGCACCATGGACCGGCGGCCGCGGCCACCGGCGCACAGCATGGGGATCCACCGCTGATCACCGGACTGGACTGGGCTTTCGCGGTCGGATTCGCCGTAGCGGCACTGTGGTGGTTCGCGCGTCCGGCGCTGCGGCGAAGCGCCGGGGTGGGCGCCTCCTGGCGGGTCGGCGCCAATGACATCTGCCAGGCCATGATGGCCGCCGGAATGGCGGTCATGTTCAAAGTGATGCTGTGA
- a CDS encoding acyltransferase family protein, whose translation MSSTPGTTAKTPTRDLAVDYYRVSGVMLIVFGHWLLSSITYVEGTFDRENPLVDIPWTQWLTWPLQAVPVFFLAAGYASAVSWGHWVESGKMSRQDWVRRRLTTTLGPTAAYLGVIWLIIIVAGAFGAPGTVLEYAGWAVAMQLWFLSVYSMVVYLTPMGMALHRRFGLWVPAACAVGVGVVDLLTYAGGAPYLNWVNYLFCWGAMYQLGLAWRDGMLRGWRPVALAAVSGPVLLALVLIGPYPVSMIAIPGQEVQNSSPPSLAILFLGLTQTGIAASLAPLVHRAMSGRLKPILSVANANVMALYLWHMVPVVVVAAIAYPAGLLPQYPENSAPWWWMRLVWVGILAVVTAGELFALLKMRRFFAAPLPPIRVNAPARWTELSLLAGVIMAGYGISVVAAQGFAPGGSVSWHAVILFAVGSALVAVEPRQVASEAGGTEASRRGPAAG comes from the coding sequence ATGTCCAGCACCCCGGGCACGACCGCCAAGACGCCCACCCGCGACCTGGCCGTCGACTACTACCGCGTCTCCGGCGTGATGCTGATCGTGTTCGGGCACTGGCTGCTGTCCTCGATCACCTACGTCGAAGGGACCTTCGACCGGGAGAACCCGCTGGTCGACATCCCGTGGACGCAATGGCTGACCTGGCCGCTGCAGGCCGTGCCGGTGTTCTTCCTGGCCGCCGGCTACGCCAGCGCGGTGTCCTGGGGGCACTGGGTGGAGTCCGGGAAGATGTCCCGCCAGGACTGGGTGCGCCGACGGCTGACCACCACGTTGGGCCCGACGGCCGCCTACCTCGGTGTCATCTGGCTGATCATCATCGTGGCGGGCGCGTTCGGTGCCCCGGGCACGGTGCTGGAGTACGCCGGCTGGGCGGTCGCCATGCAGCTGTGGTTCCTGTCCGTGTACTCGATGGTGGTCTACCTGACGCCGATGGGCATGGCGCTGCACCGGCGGTTCGGGCTGTGGGTTCCGGCCGCCTGCGCCGTCGGGGTGGGTGTGGTCGACCTGCTCACCTACGCGGGCGGGGCGCCCTACCTCAACTGGGTCAACTACCTGTTCTGCTGGGGCGCGATGTACCAGCTGGGTCTGGCCTGGCGGGACGGGATGCTGCGAGGCTGGCGGCCGGTGGCGCTGGCGGCGGTGTCCGGCCCGGTGCTGCTCGCGCTGGTGCTGATCGGCCCGTACCCGGTGAGCATGATCGCGATTCCGGGCCAGGAGGTGCAGAACTCCTCGCCGCCATCGCTGGCCATCCTGTTCCTGGGCCTGACCCAGACCGGCATCGCGGCCTCGCTGGCGCCACTGGTGCACCGCGCGATGAGCGGGCGGCTGAAGCCGATCCTGTCGGTGGCCAACGCGAATGTGATGGCGCTGTACCTGTGGCACATGGTTCCGGTGGTCGTCGTGGCCGCCATCGCCTACCCGGCCGGGCTGCTGCCGCAGTACCCGGAGAACAGCGCGCCCTGGTGGTGGATGCGACTGGTGTGGGTGGGCATCCTCGCTGTGGTCACCGCCGGTGAGCTGTTCGCGCTGCTCAAGATGCGCCGGTTCTTCGCCGCGCCGCTGCCGCCGATCCGGGTGAACGCCCCGGCCCGATGGACCGAGCTCAGCCTGCTGGCCGGGGTGATCATGGCCGGCTACGGGATCTCGGTGGTCGCCGCCCAGGGCTTCGCGCCGGGAGGGTCGGTGTCCTGGCACGCGGTGATCCTGTTCGCCGTCGGCTCTGCTTTGGTGGCGGTGGAGCCGCGGCAGGTCGCAAGCGAAGCCGGAGGAACGGAGGCTTCGCGCCGCGGGCCTGCCGCCGGATAG
- a CDS encoding PepSY-associated TM helix domain-containing protein: MTTTQIAVSARRADAAVLRRIWRLHFWVGVFAAPALVVLAFSGLVILYSEPIEAALNRSLLLVSEGPGAIPLDDQVATARQHVGPGFALDGVAPPAGPGRSTRVDFLAPDAPEYPAAESELTQVFVDPYTGAYLGQRESLSGLVGFANQVHRMFGNDGPQVPLPSFGHLINPEAYPDATIGVGVANLWLELTAMWILVLLCTGVYLWWPRAIESVKPLLRVRWGRGGRIRWRDLHASLGIVLSVMLICQILSGLTWTRYWGENWRAFSSTVAPSLSVDAPSTPATMGDYDRLGRRIAWAATDDPVYASAPAGPVAAKLSLADIDRIAKGENMVPGYLIIPPADSTVDGDTVYGSYAVVNPWPQRLSEQRTLFLDQFSGKTIANATAAQDGALARLTSFGIDMHMGYQLGVLTRITATLAALGVLAMVATGFLMWWKRRPSGSAGLPGPLNPKIRAATPKRVVIGVGAAAVVLGVLFPAFGASVLLVFAVDRLVDRQRRKPLGDQTAGGIGEHLADADADADADAAPMTAKR, translated from the coding sequence ATGACCACGACCCAGATTGCCGTCTCGGCGCGGCGCGCCGACGCCGCGGTGCTCCGCCGGATCTGGCGCCTGCACTTCTGGGTGGGAGTGTTCGCCGCCCCAGCCCTGGTGGTGCTGGCTTTCTCCGGTTTGGTGATTCTCTACAGCGAGCCAATCGAGGCGGCGCTCAACCGGAGCCTGCTGTTGGTCAGCGAGGGGCCCGGCGCGATTCCGTTGGATGACCAGGTCGCCACTGCGCGACAGCACGTGGGGCCGGGCTTCGCGTTAGACGGCGTGGCGCCACCGGCCGGACCGGGCCGCTCCACCCGGGTGGACTTTCTGGCGCCGGACGCCCCTGAGTATCCGGCGGCGGAAAGCGAACTGACGCAAGTGTTTGTCGACCCCTACACCGGCGCCTATCTGGGCCAGCGAGAATCGCTTTCCGGGCTGGTGGGTTTCGCCAACCAGGTGCACCGCATGTTCGGCAACGACGGACCCCAGGTCCCGCTGCCGTCTTTCGGACATCTGATTAATCCGGAGGCCTACCCGGACGCCACCATTGGGGTGGGAGTGGCGAACCTATGGCTTGAGCTGACCGCGATGTGGATCCTGGTGCTGTTGTGCACCGGCGTCTATCTGTGGTGGCCGCGCGCCATCGAAAGCGTCAAACCGCTGCTGCGTGTCCGGTGGGGTAGAGGCGGCCGCATCCGCTGGCGGGACCTGCACGCCAGCCTCGGAATCGTCTTGTCGGTCATGTTGATCTGCCAGATCCTGTCAGGCCTGACCTGGACCAGGTATTGGGGCGAGAACTGGCGGGCCTTTTCTTCCACCGTGGCGCCCTCGCTGAGCGTCGACGCTCCGTCCACCCCGGCCACCATGGGCGACTACGACCGGCTGGGCCGGCGCATCGCGTGGGCCGCCACCGACGACCCGGTCTACGCCTCGGCGCCGGCGGGCCCAGTCGCGGCGAAACTGTCGCTGGCCGACATCGACCGGATCGCCAAGGGCGAGAACATGGTCCCCGGTTACCTGATCATCCCGCCAGCCGACAGCACGGTTGACGGCGACACCGTCTACGGCAGCTACGCCGTGGTGAACCCGTGGCCGCAGCGGCTGTCTGAGCAGCGCACGCTCTTCCTCGACCAGTTCAGCGGGAAGACCATCGCCAACGCCACCGCCGCCCAGGACGGGGCACTGGCCCGGCTGACCAGCTTCGGCATCGACATGCACATGGGATACCAGCTCGGTGTGCTCACCAGGATCACCGCCACCCTGGCCGCGCTGGGCGTGTTGGCGATGGTCGCCACCGGGTTTCTGATGTGGTGGAAACGCCGCCCGAGCGGCAGCGCCGGCCTGCCCGGCCCGCTGAACCCGAAAATCCGAGCGGCCACCCCGAAACGCGTGGTGATCGGTGTCGGCGCCGCGGCGGTGGTCCTGGGGGTGTTGTTCCCGGCCTTCGGGGCGTCTGTGCTGCTGGTGTTCGCCGTGGACCGGCTCGTCGACCGACAGCGCCGGAAGCCGCTGGGCGATCAGACGGCTGGTGGCATCGGCGAACACTTGGCCGACGCCGACGCCGACGCCGACGCCGACGCCGCGCCGATGACGGCCAAGCGGTGA
- a CDS encoding acyl-CoA dehydrogenase, whose amino-acid sequence MPIAIAEEHLALADSVRALVARTTPSEVLHEALENPVPNPPPYWRAAAEQGLQGVHLAESVGGQGYGILELAIVLAEFGYGAVPGPFVPSAIASALIAAHDPDHALLAELASGDTIAAYAIDSGLTATRHDEVLIIRGEVRAVPAAAQASVLVLPVAIDSGEEWMVLRADELEIVERQSLDPLRPIADVRANAVELGDDRVLNNLSRQRARALMSTLLSAEAVGVSRWATDTAADYAKIREQFGRPIGQFQAIKHKCAHMIATTERATAAVWDAARALDESGDSHYEFAAAVAATLAPVAAQDCAQDCIQVHGGIGFTWEHDANVYYRRALALAACFGRAAEYPQLVVDTATSTGMRGIDIDLDPETEALRTEIRAEVAALKAIPSGPERDTAIAEGGWVQPHLPTPWGRAATPVEQIIIAQEFSTGRVRRPMMGIAAWLIPSIVAYGTDEQQQRFLPVTFRGQMIWCQLFSEPGAGSDLASLTTKAVKVDGGWRITGQKIWTTGAQFSEWGALLARTDPSAPKHQGITYFLLDMKSPGVEVKPLRELTGNAMFNTVFLDDVFVPDDLVLGEVNRGWEVSRNTLTNERVSIGSSEPPFLANLDQFVAFLRDGQFDQIEQNHAGRLIAEGHAAKLLNLRSTLLTLAGGDAMPSAAISKLLAMKTGQGYAEFAVASFGTDGIVGDESTEPGRWVGYLMGSRATTIYGGTSEIQLNIIAERLLGLPRDP is encoded by the coding sequence ATGCCCATCGCGATCGCCGAAGAACACCTCGCCCTGGCCGATTCGGTGCGCGCCCTGGTGGCGCGCACGACACCGTCGGAGGTGTTGCACGAGGCCCTGGAGAACCCGGTTCCGAACCCGCCGCCGTACTGGCGGGCGGCCGCCGAGCAGGGCCTGCAGGGTGTGCACCTGGCCGAATCGGTTGGCGGGCAGGGCTACGGAATCCTGGAGTTGGCGATCGTGCTGGCCGAGTTCGGCTACGGCGCGGTGCCCGGCCCGTTCGTCCCGTCGGCCATCGCCAGCGCGCTGATCGCCGCGCACGACCCGGATCATGCGCTGCTGGCCGAATTGGCGTCCGGCGACACCATCGCGGCCTACGCCATCGACTCCGGCCTGACCGCCACCCGCCACGACGAGGTGCTGATCATCCGCGGCGAGGTCCGCGCGGTGCCCGCCGCGGCACAGGCGTCGGTGCTGGTGCTGCCGGTCGCCATCGACAGCGGCGAGGAATGGATGGTGCTGCGCGCCGACGAACTGGAGATCGTCGAGCGCCAAAGCCTGGATCCGCTACGGCCGATCGCCGACGTGCGGGCCAACGCCGTCGAACTCGGCGACGACCGGGTGCTGAACAACCTGTCGCGGCAGCGCGCCCGCGCGCTGATGTCCACCCTGCTGTCCGCCGAAGCGGTCGGGGTTTCCCGCTGGGCCACCGACACCGCGGCCGACTACGCCAAGATCCGCGAACAGTTCGGCCGCCCGATCGGCCAGTTCCAGGCCATCAAGCACAAGTGCGCGCACATGATCGCCACCACCGAGCGGGCCACCGCCGCGGTGTGGGACGCGGCCCGGGCGCTGGATGAATCCGGTGACAGCCACTACGAGTTCGCCGCCGCGGTGGCGGCCACCCTGGCGCCGGTCGCCGCCCAGGACTGCGCGCAGGACTGCATCCAGGTGCACGGCGGCATCGGCTTCACCTGGGAGCACGACGCCAACGTGTACTACCGCCGGGCGCTGGCGCTGGCCGCGTGCTTCGGCCGCGCAGCCGAGTACCCGCAGTTGGTGGTCGACACCGCGACCAGCACCGGGATGCGCGGCATCGACATCGACCTGGATCCCGAGACCGAGGCGCTGCGGACCGAGATCCGCGCCGAGGTCGCCGCGCTCAAGGCGATCCCCAGCGGGCCGGAGCGCGACACCGCCATCGCCGAGGGCGGCTGGGTGCAGCCGCACCTGCCCACCCCGTGGGGCCGCGCCGCCACCCCCGTCGAGCAGATCATCATCGCCCAGGAATTCAGCACCGGCCGGGTGCGCCGGCCGATGATGGGCATCGCCGCCTGGCTGATCCCCTCCATCGTCGCCTACGGCACCGACGAACAGCAGCAGCGCTTCCTGCCGGTGACGTTCCGCGGCCAGATGATCTGGTGCCAGCTGTTCTCCGAGCCCGGCGCCGGCTCGGATCTGGCCAGCCTGACCACCAAGGCGGTCAAGGTCGACGGCGGCTGGCGCATCACCGGCCAGAAGATCTGGACCACCGGCGCGCAGTTCTCCGAATGGGGGGCGCTGCTGGCCCGCACCGACCCGTCGGCGCCGAAGCACCAGGGCATCACCTACTTCCTGCTGGACATGAAGAGCCCCGGTGTGGAGGTCAAGCCGCTGCGCGAGCTGACCGGCAACGCCATGTTCAACACCGTCTTCCTCGACGACGTGTTCGTGCCCGACGATCTGGTGCTCGGCGAGGTCAACCGCGGCTGGGAGGTCAGCCGCAACACCCTGACCAACGAGCGGGTGTCCATCGGCAGCAGTGAGCCGCCGTTCCTGGCGAACCTGGACCAGTTCGTGGCGTTCCTGCGCGACGGGCAGTTCGACCAGATCGAGCAGAACCACGCCGGCCGGTTGATCGCCGAGGGTCACGCCGCCAAGCTGCTGAACCTGCGCTCGACGCTGCTGACACTGGCCGGCGGGGACGCCATGCCCTCGGCGGCCATCTCCAAGCTATTGGCGATGAAAACCGGCCAGGGCTACGCCGAGTTCGCGGTGGCCTCCTTCGGCACCGACGGGATCGTCGGCGACGAATCCACCGAGCCGGGCCGCTGGGTGGGCTACCTGATGGGCAGCCGCGCGACCACGATCTACGGCGGCACCTCCGAGATCCAGCTGAACATCATCGCCGAGCGGCTGCTGGGCCTGCCCCGGGATCCGTAG
- a CDS encoding TetR/AcrR family transcriptional regulator, with the protein MSDREPRLGLRERKKHRTRENIRRAAHRLIAEHGYAATTVDDIAAMADVSTSTFFRYFPNKAAVLVSDHLVDAVLEHYPEAPAELSPVGAYRWGFEQVIAEMGGAGLSEEVTRQALMYTLPEAAGPLYTQYVVAMEKVAQAVAVRLNLPVDQTGVYGGAILGVTMQFMNGRPTDADRLVNGLNRLDDLLRQA; encoded by the coding sequence ATGTCGGACCGCGAACCCCGCCTCGGTCTGCGCGAACGCAAAAAGCACCGCACTCGGGAGAACATCCGGCGAGCAGCGCACCGCCTGATCGCCGAACACGGCTATGCCGCCACCACCGTCGATGACATCGCGGCCATGGCCGACGTCTCGACCAGCACCTTCTTCCGCTACTTCCCGAACAAGGCCGCCGTGCTGGTGTCCGACCACCTCGTCGACGCCGTCCTGGAGCACTACCCGGAGGCGCCGGCCGAGTTGTCTCCCGTCGGCGCCTACCGGTGGGGTTTCGAGCAGGTCATCGCGGAGATGGGTGGCGCCGGGCTCAGTGAGGAAGTGACCCGGCAGGCGCTGATGTACACCCTGCCCGAGGCCGCCGGCCCGCTGTACACCCAATACGTGGTGGCGATGGAGAAGGTCGCCCAGGCCGTGGCCGTTAGGCTCAACCTGCCCGTCGACCAAACGGGTGTCTACGGCGGGGCGATTCTTGGCGTCACAATGCAATTTATGAACGGGCGTCCCACGGATGCCGATAGGTTGGTCAACGGCCTGAACCGGCTGGACGACCTGCTGCGCCAGGCCTGA